TACCTGCCCCGGCTGGAGGGCGGCGGGGATTACGTCGTGGCGGGCGACAACGGCCTGAACGACTGCGACGGCCACGGCACCGAGGTGGCCGGGATCATCGCCGCGCAGACCCCGCAGGACCAGATCGGGTTCACCGGCGTCGCCCCGGACGCCACGATCGTGTCGATCCGGCAGTCCAGCCAGAACTACTCGAAGCCCAACACCGCGGGCGGCACCAGCGGCCAGCAGACCGGCGGCCGCCAGCAGAACGACGTCAACGGCGCGGGCACCACGGCCTCGCTCGCGCAGGCGATCGTGCGAGCAGTCAACCTGCACGTCAACGTCATCAACATGTCGGTGGACAACTGCCGCCCGGCGGACGGCGCGATCACCGACGGCGAACGGGCCGTGCAGGCAGCGGTCCGCTACGCCGTGGACCAGAACGTGGTGGTGGTCGCCGCGGCGGGCAACACCTCCGAAACGTGCCCGCAGAACGACCAGCCCGACCCGAACAGACCGCGATCCATCGTGACACCGCCCTGGTTCTCCGACGACGTCCTGTCCGTGGCGGCGATCGACGAGACCGGCGGGGTCGCACCGTTTTCGGTGCACGGGCCGTGGGTGAGCGTCGCCGCGCCGGGCACCAACATCATCTCGCTGGACCCGTCGAAGGGGTCGGACCAGCTGGCGAACCAGACGATCGAGAACGACAAGGCCACCCCGATCCAGGGCACCAGCTTCGCGGCGCCGTACGTGGCCGGGGTGGCCGCGCTGGTGGCCGCGCAGTACCCCGGGCTCTCGGCGCGGCAGATCATGAACCGGATCCGGGTGACGGCGCAGCACCCGGGTGCCCAGGACGGACGGGACAACTTCACCGGCTACGGCGTGGTGAACCCGGTGGCGGCGCTCACCGCGATCGTGCCGTCCGAGGAGAACGTGGCCGCCCACGCCCCGCGGCAGCTGCCGTCCGGGCTGCCCGACGCGTCACCGAAGAACTGGACGCCGATGGTCGTCGCGCTGGCCGGCACCGGCGGCGGCCTCGTCGTGCTGCTGGTGGTGATGTTCGTGATGCGGACGATCCGCCGCACCCGCGAAGCCACACCACCAACGAAGTGACCTGGGTGGTCATCCCGCCAAGGCGACGCTAGGCACCCTTGGCCATCCCGGAGCCTGCCCGTCCGGCGAGGACTCTTTTGATCTTTCCCGGCCTTCGGGCCGGGGCGACTCACGGCGCTCCGTGGTCAGGTCTGGCGCGCGGCCACGCTCGTTGCGTTGCCGGGTGGCAGTTGGCGAGATGAACGCGCCTGCGAGCGGCTTGTCTATTGTGGACTAGTTGCCCGCGGCTCGTTGCTGCTGGGCCGGGAAGCTGCCCGCGTCGGGTGCGATCGGGACCGAGTCGTAGCTCCGCTGCGCGTCCTGCACGTTGAGGGATGCGCCGGTCGGCAGCAGGCGCACGATGGCGTCCGGGGCTGGCCGCGGGTCGGTCAGGCCCAGGGCGTTCGCGGTGTTCGCGTCGGGCACTCCGTAGCGCAGGCCGCGGTCGGTCACCAGGGAGATCGGTCCCGTGGCGAAGGACTGCTTCGACGTCGCCGAGCGGATGACGGCTCCGCGGCCCGGTGGCAGGTAGAAGTTGTCGATCTTCAGACCGTCCGGGCTCGGCTGTCCGATCTGGATCAGTTTCGCGTCGGCGGGGACCGGGAGCTGCGTGCCCATGTACACCGCGGTGTGCTGGTCCTCCGTCGTCGGGTCGCCGGGGTTCACCACGTTCCAGCCGAGGCACGTCACCGGGGTCTGCGTCGGGTCCAGGACCGTCGGGATCGTGTTCGGCATGGTGTCGACCTTGAGCGCATCGGCGTCACCGGACTGGATCTGGCGGATCGCGGTGATCGTGTTCGGCGGCAGTTCCTGCGGCCGGGGCGCCGCGGCCGAGCTGCCCGAGAAGCGGATCAGATCCGCGACCGCGGGCGAGACGCGCTGGATCCCGTTCTGCAGCACCACGTAGCTGGTGCGGGTGCCGTCGGAGAACGAGACGACGAACACGTCACCCACCGCGAGCCCGGCCGCGCCCAGCGGCTGGAACTGCGACGGGCTGCCCTTGCCGGGGATCGCGGGCGGCGTGAACGGCGTCACCTGCGGGATGGCGTTCAGCAGGCCGATCGAGATGCGCCGCGCGTTCTGCGGGTTCAGGCCGAGTGCCGTGTAGACGCCCGCGCGCGCCGGGTCGAGCTCGGCCCGGACGGTGTTCGCGTTCGGCTGGTTCGGGTTCCGCGCCAGGCGGTAGATCAGGTACGGCTTGTCGTTGTCGCCGACGGCGAGGACGGCCTCGTCGTCGCCCAGCTCGCGTCCGGGGTTCGGCACTCCGGCGAGCACCGTCGTCGCGTTCGTAGCCTGCTGCAACGCGAGCTGGCTGGGCAGGTCGGAGCGGATGGTCAGCCGGTCGCACACCGCCCAGTCGTCGGAAACCCGCTGCGACGTGGTCGGCAGCAGCTGCGGACCGTCCACAATGCCCGTCAGCCGCCCGCGCGGGATGTCCTTGAGCTGGTCGTCCGGAACCACCGACGGCTGCACCGCCGCGGTCGCCGCACCGCCGTTGCGCCCCTGCTGCGCCATGAGCAGCAGGCGCGCCGAGGCCAGGTTGAAGGTCGGGACGAGCTGCTTCGGGTTTCCGGTCACGACGTAGATCGCGCCGGACTCCTCACCGATCACGATGTTGCCCGACCCCGGCACCGCGGGGCTCGGGCTGATCAATCCGAAGACCACGAAGCCGACGATCCCGAGCAGCGCCAGGAGGAAGCCGACGATCGTCGCCCGGCCGTGCGTCCGCATCGGATCGTGGAGCATCACCGAGTCCCGCCGGACCAGCGCGGACTGCATCCGGCGCAGCACGAACTGGTAGGCGTGAACCTGGGATTTCGTTGTCGGTGTTGACGGCATTCTCGACCTGCTGCTCCCCGAGTCGCGGTACGGTTCCGCAGGATAGCGGTACGGGAACAGGGGCGGTGCGGGTTTCTCCCAACTCCGGCTAGGGTCAGGTTCCCGGCCGACCGGCTTGCCGGGATCGCTGTAGGTACGAGGGGAAGAACGAGCGGATGTCCGTCACCACTCCGCCACGTCCGGGCGGGCCCCCGGGTCCGCCGCCGCCGGGAGGTCGACCGCCGGGCCCGCCGCCGCACCAGGGGAGACCGGGCGGACCCGCCGGACCGCGCATCCCGCAGGGACCTGGAGGACCGGGTGGACCGGGCGGCCCCGGCGGTCGCGGCCCCGGTGGACCGGGTGGCCCCGGTGGCCCCGGTGGGCCGGGCGGTGGACCGGGAGGGACACCACCCGCGCAGCCGCCGGCGCCGGTCGCTCCCCCGGTTCGCCGCCGCGTCCGGAACACCCGGCTCGGGCCGGTTCCGGTGGCGAACCTCGTGGTGCTCGAAATCGGCCTGGCGGTCGGGCTGATCCTCGTCGCCATCAACCAGTCGCTGCTCTACGTCGGCGTCGGGGTGCTCGCCGCCGCGCTGATCGTCGCGGTGCTGCGCTGGCGCGGTCAGTGGTTCACCCAATGGGTCGGACTGACACTGCGTTATTCGTTCCGCGGCCACGACCGGGTGGCGACGCCGCCCGCGCCCGACACCCACGAGGCCGCCCCGGGCGAGGTGTCCGTCACCGGACCCGACGACGTGCGCGTCAGCCTGCTGCGGCTCGTCGTGCCGGACCTCGTGGTCGCCCACGGCAAGGACCACGAGCTGCAGGAGGTCGGGCTCGCCTGGCACGAGGGCACCTGGACCGCCGTGCTGCTGGTGGAGCCCGCGCCCGCGCTGATCACCCAGGCCGGTGGCGCACCGAGCCTGCCGCTGTCGGCGCTGGCACCGTGCCTGGAGGACCGGGGGGTGGTGCTGGACTCCATCCAGATGATCTGGCACTGCTACCCGGGCAGCGCCGCGCTGCCCGCCGACTCCCCCGCGCTCACGTCCTACCTGGAGGTCCTCGGACCGCTCCCAGCGGCGGCGCGCCGCACGACGTGGGTCGCCATCCGGCTGGACCCGCGGCGCTGCCCGACGGCGATCCGGGAGCGCGGCGGCGGCGTGGTCGGTGCCCACCGCGCCCTGATCGGCGCGTTGTCCCGCGTGCGCAACGCCCTGGAGTCGCAGGGGGTGCCGACGCGCCCGCTGAACCCGGACGAGCTGCTGCGGGCCGGGATCTCGGCCGCCGAGCTGACGGCGGCGGTCGCCGGCGGGTCGGCGGTCAACCTGAAGGAGAACTGGACCAGCGCGACCGCGGCCGGCATCGGGCACGCCAGCTACGCGATCACCGGCTGGCCGAAGGGCCGGGTCACGGCCACGCTGAACGCGTTGACCAGCGTGCGGACCCTGTCCTCGACGGTGGCGCTGTCCATGTCACCGTCGGACGACGAGGGCAAGATCGGGCTGCGCGGTGTGGTGCGGTTGAGCGCGCGTAGCCCGCGTGAACTGGACGCCGCCGACGAGCGGCTGAACGCCATCGCCGAGCGCATCGGGGTGTCGCTGACCCCGCTCCGGGGAGTTCAGGTCGGCGGTCTCGCCGCCACCATGCCGATGGGAGGCACCGCATGAGCCTGCGGCTTCGTGACCCGGGCCGGAACACCGGGGTGGCGCCGGAGTTCGTGGTCGACCCGGCACTGCTGGACGCGATCAGCCCGTCCGGCGATCGCGGCGGGATCGTGGTCGGCTCGGGTCTGAAGGGCGAGCCGCTGAC
The sequence above is a segment of the Amycolatopsis viridis genome. Coding sequences within it:
- the mycP gene encoding type VII secretion-associated serine protease mycosin, producing MRRLGAPGRTVTVLLAASIGLLGTSSAGAQTGGTGSGGSWAVPPPFVAGYLPNDNGGRNGFDYQPKNACVTRDLGQKNVVLREKPWGQQYLQIEEAQQIARARSGSAGGGIRVAVIDTGVTRHPYLPRLEGGGDYVVAGDNGLNDCDGHGTEVAGIIAAQTPQDQIGFTGVAPDATIVSIRQSSQNYSKPNTAGGTSGQQTGGRQQNDVNGAGTTASLAQAIVRAVNLHVNVINMSVDNCRPADGAITDGERAVQAAVRYAVDQNVVVVAAAGNTSETCPQNDQPDPNRPRSIVTPPWFSDDVLSVAAIDETGGVAPFSVHGPWVSVAAPGTNIISLDPSKGSDQLANQTIENDKATPIQGTSFAAPYVAGVAALVAAQYPGLSARQIMNRIRVTAQHPGAQDGRDNFTGYGVVNPVAALTAIVPSEENVAAHAPRQLPSGLPDASPKNWTPMVVALAGTGGGLVVLLVVMFVMRTIRRTREATPPTK
- the eccB gene encoding type VII secretion protein EccB, whose protein sequence is MPSTPTTKSQVHAYQFVLRRMQSALVRRDSVMLHDPMRTHGRATIVGFLLALLGIVGFVVFGLISPSPAVPGSGNIVIGEESGAIYVVTGNPKQLVPTFNLASARLLLMAQQGRNGGAATAAVQPSVVPDDQLKDIPRGRLTGIVDGPQLLPTTSQRVSDDWAVCDRLTIRSDLPSQLALQQATNATTVLAGVPNPGRELGDDEAVLAVGDNDKPYLIYRLARNPNQPNANTVRAELDPARAGVYTALGLNPQNARRISIGLLNAIPQVTPFTPPAIPGKGSPSQFQPLGAAGLAVGDVFVVSFSDGTRTSYVVLQNGIQRVSPAVADLIRFSGSSAAAPRPQELPPNTITAIRQIQSGDADALKVDTMPNTIPTVLDPTQTPVTCLGWNVVNPGDPTTEDQHTAVYMGTQLPVPADAKLIQIGQPSPDGLKIDNFYLPPGRGAVIRSATSKQSFATGPISLVTDRGLRYGVPDANTANALGLTDPRPAPDAIVRLLPTGASLNVQDAQRSYDSVPIAPDAGSFPAQQQRAAGN
- the eccE gene encoding type VII secretion protein EccE gives rise to the protein MANLVVLEIGLAVGLILVAINQSLLYVGVGVLAAALIVAVLRWRGQWFTQWVGLTLRYSFRGHDRVATPPAPDTHEAAPGEVSVTGPDDVRVSLLRLVVPDLVVAHGKDHELQEVGLAWHEGTWTAVLLVEPAPALITQAGGAPSLPLSALAPCLEDRGVVLDSIQMIWHCYPGSAALPADSPALTSYLEVLGPLPAAARRTTWVAIRLDPRRCPTAIRERGGGVVGAHRALIGALSRVRNALESQGVPTRPLNPDELLRAGISAAELTAAVAGGSAVNLKENWTSATAAGIGHASYAITGWPKGRVTATLNALTSVRTLSSTVALSMSPSDDEGKIGLRGVVRLSARSPRELDAADERLNAIAERIGVSLTPLRGVQVGGLAATMPMGGTA